From Electrophorus electricus isolate fEleEle1 chromosome 8, fEleEle1.pri, whole genome shotgun sequence, the proteins below share one genomic window:
- the klhl38a gene encoding kelch-like protein 38 — translation MACSSLEVFPFKDQELPTHLLRQLNCLRLERVFTDVLLCTEDAEIPCHRNVLVSSSPYFRAMFCSNFRESSQTRVDLKGITSEVLGGIVDYIYTGAITITMELVLPLMQAASMLQYTRLFEACSAFLQEQLNPDNCLSMIRLSEILHCDSLRDRAKEMAVRSFSDVAASEDFCELSLPELMCYLEDDRLCAEEEQVFETLLAWIHHDPFSRRGAIHDLFKRVRLRYIHPTYLFQFIANDPLVQSSTLCTEIIESVRRLMFSVSARCTQELKPLWITPRRYTCRETLVVVGGRKNNEQTSREALLYDERTQRWQWLAKLPLRLYKAAYVCIHSILYVVGGLSLSLASGDSAVSATVYTLSLKTNQWRTAEPMLAARYAHQSVSYLHFIFVLGGVGADRQISNTVERYNSMFNQWEAMAPMPTAVLHPAVAANDQRIYVFGGEDSMQNPVRLIQVYHISRNMWSRLETRTVKNVCAPATVIEDKIYIIGGYTRRVIAYDTKANKFVKCENMRERRMHHSATVINNKVYVTGGRFLNGHDTIEDSDCFECYDPKVDVWTSKGSLPFKLFDHGSLALICVSNRPNPP, via the exons ATGGCCTGTTCATCACTTGAGGTCTTTCCATTCAAGGACCAGGAGCTGCCTACCCACCTGCTGCGGCAGCTGAACTGCCTCAGGCTCGAGCGGGTCTTCACCGATGTGCTTCTGTGCACAGAGGACGCAGAGATCCCCTGCCATAGGAACGTGCTGGTCTCCAGCAGCCCTTACTTTCGTGCCATGTTCTGCAGTAACTTTCGCGAGAGCAGCCAGACCCGGGTGGACCTGAAGGGCATCACATCAGAAGTCCTGGGGGGCATCGTGGACTACATCTACACAGGAGCCATCACCATAACGATGGAGCTAGTTTTGCCTCTGATGCAGGCTGCATCCATGCTGCAGTACACAAGGCTCTTTGAGGCTTGCTCCGCCTTCCTGCAGGAGCAGCTGAACCCAGACAATTGCCTGAGCATGATACGCCTATCAGAGATCCTACACTGCGACAGCCTGCGGGACAGGGCAAAGGAGATGGCTGTGCGCAGCTTCTCAGACGTAGCCGCCTCAGAGGACTTCTGTGAGCTCTCACTGCCCGAGCTAATGTGCTACCTGGAGGATGACAGGCTGTGTGctgaggaggagcaggtgttTGAGACGCTCCTTGCCTGGATCCACCATGACCCATTTTCCCGCCGTGGCGCCATCCACGACCTCTTCAAGAGGGTGCGCCTTCGCTACATCCATCCTACTTACCTGTTCCAGTTCATAGCCAACGACCCACTCGTCCAGTCCTCCACACTCTGCACCGAAATTATCGAGTCTGTGCGGCGACTGATGTTTTCGGTCAGCGCCAGGTGCACACAGGAGCTAAAGCCCCTGTGGATAACGCCCCGCCGCTACACCTGCCGTGAGAcattggtggtggtgggcggACGCAAGAACAATGAGCAGACATCGCGGGAGGCGCTGCTCTATGATGAGCGCACGCAGCGCTGGCAGTGGCTGGCCAAGCTTCCTCTGCGCCTCTACAAAGCCGCGTATGTCTGCATACACAGCATCTTGTACGTGGTGGGAGGTCTCAGCCTCAGCCTGGCATCTGGAGACAGTGCTGTCAGTGCCACGGTCTACACCCTTTCGCTGAAGACCAACCAGTGGAGGACAGCAGAGCCAATGCTGGCGGCACGCTACGCCCACCAGAGCGTGTCTTACCTGCACTTCATCTTTGTGTTGGGGGGCGTTGGAGCCGACAGGCAGATCTCTAACACAGTGGAGCGCTACAACAGCATGTTCAACCAGTGGGAGGCCATGGCGCCTATGCCCACAGCAGTCCTGCACCCTGCAGTGGCTGCTAATGACCAGAGGATCTATGTCTTCGGAGGGGAGGACTCCATGCAGAACCCAGTGAGATTAATACAG GTTTATCACATCTCAAGGAACATGTGGTCTAGATTGGAGACCCGGACAgtgaagaatgtgtgtgcacctgctaCTGTCATAGAAGACAAGATTTATATAATTGGAG GATACACAAGAAGGGTGATTGCCTATGATACCAAAGCTAACAAGTTTGTAAAATGTGAGAACATGCGGGAGAGGAGAATGCACCACTCGGCCACTGTCATCAACAACAAGGTCTATGTAACAGGGGGCCGTTTCCTTAACGGCCACGACACCATCGAGGACTCAGATTGCTTCGAGTGCTATGACCCTAAAGTGGACGTATGGACGTCTAAGGGCTCTTTACCCTTCAAGCTGTTTGACCATGGCTCACTAGCCCTAATCTGTGTCTCCAACCGACCCAACCCACCATGA